Within the Amycolatopsis sp. 195334CR genome, the region ATCGGCGTGCCGGACGAGGTGATGGACGCGCTCCCCCGCCTCGGCGCGATCGTCCACTTCGGAGTCGGTTACGAAACCACCGACGTGGCACGGGCCCGCGCCCGCGGTATCGACGTGAGCAACACCCCCGACGTGCTCACGGACTGCGTCGCCGACCTCGCCGTCGGCGGCCTCATCGACGTCATGCGCAGGCTCACCGCGGCGGACCGCTTCGTCCGCCGCGGTGACTGGTCCACCACCGCCTATCCGCTGGCGACCAAGGTCAGCGGCAAGAAGGTCGGCGTGCTGGGCCTCGGCCGGATCGGCCGCGCGATCGCCACCCGGCTGACCGGGTTCGGCGTGGAACTGAGCTACCACTCACGCCGCCCGGTCGACGGGATCCCGTACCGCTACGTGGATTCGGCCGTGGCACTCGCCGCCGAGGTCGACGCGCTGGTGGTCGCGGTGGCGGGCGGTGACGAGACCCGCGGCCTGGTCTCGTCCGACGTGCTCGCCGCGCTCGGCCCCGACGGTTACCTGGTCAACGTCTCCCGCGGTTCCGTGGTCGACGAACCCGCACTGGTGGCGGCGCTGACCGAGGGCAAACTGGCCGGCGCCGCGCTCGACGTGTTCGCCGCAGAGCCCGAGGTGCCCGCGCCACTGCTGGACCTGGATTCCGTCCTGCTGCTGCCGCACATCGCCAGCGCCACCACGGAAACCCGGGAGGCCATGGGAGAACTGGCTTTCCGCAACCTCGACCAGTTCCTCACCACCGGCTCGCTGCTCACTCCGGTGCCGTGAACCTCGCGGCGTGGTCGCGCGCGAACTCGGCGAAGTCCCGTGGCGGACGGCCGAGCAGCCCGGCGACCGCGTCGGTGGTGAAGTCACCCCAGCCCGCGGCGTAGGCCCGCGCGTACTCCTCCAGCATGTCGACGATCCACTTCGGAACGCCGTAACCGAGCAGCGTCTCGCGCTTCGCGTCGTCGCTGACCGGCAGGTGTCCGACGGACCGGCCGAGCACTTTTTCCAGCTCCACGGCGACTTCGTCGAAGGACAGCGAGCGCGGGCCGGTGAGCGTGTACGTCTTGCCGTGGTGGCGGTCCGGTTCGTCGAGGAGCACCCGCGCCGCGCTTTCGGCGATGTCGCGCGCGTCGATCATGCCGAGCCGCGCCGACGCCATGTTCATCGAGAACGTTCCGGTGGCCGCGATGTCGCCCGCCTCGTTCAGCAGGTTCTGCATGAACCAGTGCGGGCGCAGGATCGTCCAGCGCAGGCCCGACCGCTCGGTTTCCCGGTCGGACAACGCGTGCAGGCGGCCGCTGCGGTTGGGCGCATCGTGTGCCGCGCCCACCACGGACAGGCGCACCACGCGGTCCACCCCGGCCTGACGCGCGGCCCACAGCGCGTTCATGTTGTTCTCCGGTGCGCGCGGGCCGTTCGGCACGAGCAGCCAGAGGTCGTGCACGCCCTCGAAGGCGGGCGGTAGCGAACGGGCGTCGTCGAGATCGCCGGCGACCACCTCGATCCCGCGTTCGCGCAGTCCGTCCGCTTTGGACTCGTCGCGGACCAGTGCGCGGAGATCCGCTCCGGGCAGGGCGTCGATCAGCGCGGTGGACACGGTCCCGGTGGCGCCGGTGAGCAGGATGGTGCGAGACATGGCTTTCCCTTTCAGGCGGTTTTGACGACGGCGGTTTTCGGAGGCAACTGGGCGGCGGCGATGGCGGTCAGCGCGAGCGCGAATCCGGCGCCCTGCCATGCCGTGAGGGACTCGTCGAGGAACAACCAGCCCAGGAGCGTCGCGGCCGCGGGTGAGAGCAGGGACAGGAAGGACACGGCGACGACGGGCAGCCTGCCGAGGCCGTAGAACCAGATCGGGTAGGACAGCAGCGCGCCGACCACGCACAGCCAGGCGTAACCGCCGAGCGCGCGGGCGTCCAGCGCGGGGGGAAGCCCTTCGAAGGCGAGCGCGAACGGAACGAGCACGAGGCCACCGGCGGTGAGCTGCCAGGCCGCGATCGTCGTCGGGCCGGCACCGTCCGGGCGGCCCCAGCGCTTGGTCAGCACCAGCCCGGCGGCCATCACCGCGGCCGCCCCGAGCCCGGCGAGAATGCCCAGCAGGTCGAAGGAAACCTGGCCGCGCACCACGATCAGGCCGACGCCGACCACCCCGGCCAGGCCCCACCCGAGGCGCCGGCTCGTGGGTCTTTCGCCGAGCGCGACGAACGCCAGCGCGGCGACGAGCAGCGGCTGCACGGCGAACAGCGTCGCCGCCACCCCACCCGGCAACCGGTAGGCGGCGACGAAGAGCAGCGCGAAGAGGGCGCCGATGTTGAGCGTGCCGAGCACCAGCGAACGCCACAGCCAGTCACCACGCGGCAGTTTCCGCGTGATGGCGAGCAGGACGAGCCCGGCGGGCAGCGCGCGGAGCACCCCGGAGACGAGCGGGTGCCCCGGTGGCAGGAATTCGGTGGTGACCAGGTAGGTGGTCGCCCAGCTGACCGGCACGGCGGCGGTCAGCGCGGTCACCCCGAGGGTGCGGGCGGGCATGCAGACTCCTTAACATTGAAATGTTCAACGTTAAGGAACGTAGCTGTCTGTTAGGGTGACGTCAAACAGTTTCACGTTGAGATGTTCCGGAGGGGTGCGTGCGCGATAACGTCGACTGGCGACTGGACCAGTGGCGCACCGAACGGCCCGACCTCGATCCGGGGCCGATGGGCGTGGTGGCGCGGATCCAGCGCGCCTGCCGGTTGCTGGAGCGGGAGCTGCGCGAGAACTTCGCCCGGCACGACCTGCAGTTGTGGGAGTTCGACGTGCTGGGCACCATCCGCCGGTGCGGTCCACCGTTCCGGCTGACCGCCGGTCAGCTGGTCGAAGCCACCATGGTCACCTCGGGTGCGATCACCAACCGCATCGATCGCCTGGTGGCCAGGGGCCTGGTGACCCGGGAGGTCGACCCGGCGAACCGGCGGAGCGTCCTCATCTCCCTGACCGACGAGGGCCGGGAGCTGATCGACCGGGTGGTGGTGGACCACATCGACCTGGAGGCCTCGCTCCTACGCGACCTCAGCGGCGACGACCAGGACCAACTGGCGGGCCTGCTACGCCGCCTCCTCACCACCCTCGGCGACCACCCACAGACCTAGCATTCGCCGTGACCCAGGTCACAGTCACTCGGTGTCGAAGTGCCGCTCCCGGCTCCGACCCAGCGGTGTCAACCACAGCACCGAGGAGCCACCATGACCAAGCTGGAACACGTCGGCATCGTCGTCGGCGATCTTGAAGCGGCCAAGGCGTTCTTCGCCGAACTCGGCCTCGAGCTGGAGGGCGAGGCCTCGCTCGACGGCCCCACGGTCGACCGGATCACCGGCCTCGAAGGCGTGCGCACCGACATCGCGATGATGTGGGCCCCGGACGGCGACGGACGGCTCGAACTGATCAAGTACCACACCCCGCCGAGCCCGGCGGGCGACCCGCGCGCCCCGTCGAACGCACCGGGCCTCCGCCACATCCTGTTCTCCGTGGAGGGCATCGACGAGGTGCTCGACCGGCTGCGGCCGCACGGCGCGGAACTCGTCGGCGAGCTGGCGCAGTACGAGAACAGCTACCGGATCTGCTACGTCCGCGGCCCCGAAGGGATCATCGTCGAACTGGCCGAAGCGATCGGCTGACCGTCCACAAAAGACAAGGCAGGAAAAACCTCTCCCTGCCACTTCCAACATATAGCGCACCCCGGGGCTTGCGGCAAGACCCCGGTGGTGCCGCACAATCTGCGGCCGACGCGATTCCTCTCGAATGGTGGGTTCCTTGATCGACGTGATCATCGCCGGCGCCGGGCCGACCGGCTTGCTGCTGGCCGCCGAACTGCGACTGCACGGGGCACGGGTGCTCGTGCTGGAGAAGGAGGCCGAACCGCCCAAGTTCGTCCGCTCGCTCGGGCTGCACGTGCGCAGCATCGAGGTGATGGACCAGCGCGGGCTGCTGGACCGGTTCCTCGCCAACGGCAGGAAGACCCCGGTCGGCGGCTTCTTCGCCGGCATCACCACGCCCGCGCCCGACCGGCTGGACACCGCGCACCCCTACGTCCTCGCCATTCCGCAGACCACCACCGACCGCCTGCTCGCCGAGCACGCCGCCGAGGTCGGCGCCGAGATCCGCCGCGGCAGCGAGCTGACCGGGCTGAGCCAGGACGAGGACGGCGTGACCGCGGAACTGGCCGACGGCACGCGCGAGCGGGCGCGCTACCTCGTCGGCTGCGACGGCGGCCGCAG harbors:
- a CDS encoding VOC family protein, which encodes MTKLEHVGIVVGDLEAAKAFFAELGLELEGEASLDGPTVDRITGLEGVRTDIAMMWAPDGDGRLELIKYHTPPSPAGDPRAPSNAPGLRHILFSVEGIDEVLDRLRPHGAELVGELAQYENSYRICYVRGPEGIIVELAEAIG
- a CDS encoding MarR family winged helix-turn-helix transcriptional regulator, yielding MRDNVDWRLDQWRTERPDLDPGPMGVVARIQRACRLLERELRENFARHDLQLWEFDVLGTIRRCGPPFRLTAGQLVEATMVTSGAITNRIDRLVARGLVTREVDPANRRSVLISLTDEGRELIDRVVVDHIDLEASLLRDLSGDDQDQLAGLLRRLLTTLGDHPQT
- a CDS encoding SDR family oxidoreductase, with the translated sequence MSRTILLTGATGTVSTALIDALPGADLRALVRDESKADGLRERGIEVVAGDLDDARSLPPAFEGVHDLWLLVPNGPRAPENNMNALWAARQAGVDRVVRLSVVGAAHDAPNRSGRLHALSDRETERSGLRWTILRPHWFMQNLLNEAGDIAATGTFSMNMASARLGMIDARDIAESAARVLLDEPDRHHGKTYTLTGPRSLSFDEVAVELEKVLGRSVGHLPVSDDAKRETLLGYGVPKWIVDMLEEYARAYAAGWGDFTTDAVAGLLGRPPRDFAEFARDHAARFTAPE
- a CDS encoding 2-hydroxyacid dehydrogenase → MTGSVLQLCPLLPSLETALGAHRTVRLFEQPEGYLAEHGAEFTAAITSARIGVPDEVMDALPRLGAIVHFGVGYETTDVARARARGIDVSNTPDVLTDCVADLAVGGLIDVMRRLTAADRFVRRGDWSTTAYPLATKVSGKKVGVLGLGRIGRAIATRLTGFGVELSYHSRRPVDGIPYRYVDSAVALAAEVDALVVAVAGGDETRGLVSSDVLAALGPDGYLVNVSRGSVVDEPALVAALTEGKLAGAALDVFAAEPEVPAPLLDLDSVLLLPHIASATTETREAMGELAFRNLDQFLTTGSLLTPVP
- a CDS encoding EamA family transporter, producing MPARTLGVTALTAAVPVSWATTYLVTTEFLPPGHPLVSGVLRALPAGLVLLAITRKLPRGDWLWRSLVLGTLNIGALFALLFVAAYRLPGGVAATLFAVQPLLVAALAFVALGERPTSRRLGWGLAGVVGVGLIVVRGQVSFDLLGILAGLGAAAVMAAGLVLTKRWGRPDGAGPTTIAAWQLTAGGLVLVPFALAFEGLPPALDARALGGYAWLCVVGALLSYPIWFYGLGRLPVVAVSFLSLLSPAAATLLGWLFLDESLTAWQGAGFALALTAIAAAQLPPKTAVVKTA